A stretch of Elgaria multicarinata webbii isolate HBS135686 ecotype San Diego chromosome 5, rElgMul1.1.pri, whole genome shotgun sequence DNA encodes these proteins:
- the CD200R1 gene encoding cell surface glycoprotein CD200 receptor 1, whose product MEAKTGVNFVMKSWGASTLITVTVAMATIGPSLARGPIQNNFAVTAMMATNATSQEAEGKSSMSAVVGTDVVLNCPQQRYDLLVWNVKLKNGRSCHISYESVRNMTDKNCSKNTMWSSRPDQSPDVHIKSSQLFNEGIYKCSVVATNGTFNHESVLTILVPPEVSLTHDIHGSAVCKAAAGKPAAKISWAPPQASKTVMEAGPSGTQTITSTYNNTNATEGEVTCFISHPAWKESRVLNISIGKYSAERNSTMRILYSSLTGLFGILVILLFIYFWRVFYGRQTEATTSKSPETISRQSIQENELEPYATFVQVENVIYDKACDFSQGECFPPGLSPST is encoded by the exons ATGGAAGCAAAAACTGGTGTTAATTTTGTCATGAAGAGCTGGGGTGCCTCTACTTTGATCACTGTCACAGTGGCCATGGCAACAATTG GGCCATCCCTAGCAAGAGGGCCCATTCAAAATAACTTTGCAGTCACAGCAATGATGGCAACCAATGCTACATCTCAGGAGGCAGAAG GTAAATCGAGTATGTCTGCAGTGGTTGGTACTGATGTTGTACTGAATTGCCCTCAACAACGTTATGACCTACTTGTATGGAATGTAAAATTAAAGAATGGAAGAAGTTGCCATATATCATATGAGAGTGTGCGAAATATGACAGACAAAAACTGCAGTAAGAACACGATGTGGTCATCTAGACCAGATCAGTCGCCTGATGTTCATATTAAATCATCACAACTTTTCAATGAGGGAATATATAAGTGTTCTGTTGTAGCAACTAATGGAACTTTCAACCACGAATCTGTTCTAACCATTTTAG tgcctcctgaggTATCTCTGACTCATGACATCCATGGGTCTGCTGTGTGCAAGGCAGCTGCAGGGAAACCAGCCGCAAAAATTTCGTGGGCCCCACCACAAGCTTCTAAGACCGTAATGGAAGCAGGGCCTAGTGGCACACAGACCATCACCAGTACATATAATAACACCAATGCTACAGAGGGTGAAGTGACTTGTTTCATCTCCCATCCTGCTTGGAAGGAATCCCGTGTCTTAAATATCTCAATAG GCAAATACAGTGCAGAAAGGAATTCTACAATGAGAATTCTCTATAGCAGCCTCACCGGTCTCTTTGGAATTCTGGTCATTCTACTTTTCATTTACTTCTGGAGGGTCTTCTATGGAAG ACAAACAGAAGCCACCACATCCAAAAGCCCTGAAACAATTTCAAGACAGAGCATCCAG gAGAATGAGTTGGAGCCGTATGCCACCTTTGTGCAAGTGGAAAATGTGATCTACGACAAAGCATGTGACTTCTCACAGGGTGAATGCTTCCCTCCAGGGCTCTCACCTTCAACATGA